Proteins from one Mucilaginibacter jinjuensis genomic window:
- a CDS encoding PspC domain-containing protein, which yields MNKTIIININGTVFHIEEQAYEILKRYMTGVKRHFFDSEDSLEITTDIENRIAELFTEILQRENRQAIIDQDVDFVIEQMGAVEDFEGAAADGDISTGYTYATGPEKRRLFRDPDDHLVAGVCSGIANYFDTQPVWIRLAFAISTLFAGTGLFLYVVLWIVLPKAVTRADRMAMKGEKLDLQGFKKNFEAEMHHVKGRLQDAHLEAQPFIYRFRDFIREFFTFTGSFVAQASKLILKLIGFAFMLSFFSMAIALIVMLVMVVGFNKDLHLMFPFNIIGNRYEIWLYLSAFAAALVPLLTLILVLAKLVFNTRSINRSTASTLLVVWICAISIFVFFATKVASGFKSSATFDETISIKPSTAPNTYYLKLDNTRFFTAEDSARLDIQSKFHGLVVTNDDEDSDEQEPRNVSIYVEKSDDVTKPVLIERYRSKGPDYEKALFNARNTRYNFIQKDSVLTFDYKLHRLNAEAWHGEEIELTLKVPLNTNLVVDKNLDPYMHVNIYRCADDNKQREATNARFIMTDNGLQCKVDTLVTDTIKVNTNAKKF from the coding sequence ATGAACAAAACAATCATTATAAACATAAACGGCACGGTATTTCACATCGAGGAGCAAGCCTATGAAATACTGAAGCGCTACATGACAGGCGTTAAACGACATTTCTTCGATTCAGAAGACAGCCTGGAAATAACTACAGATATTGAGAACCGAATTGCAGAGCTGTTTACAGAAATACTGCAACGCGAAAACCGCCAGGCCATTATTGATCAGGACGTAGATTTCGTTATCGAACAAATGGGGGCTGTTGAAGATTTTGAAGGCGCAGCTGCCGACGGGGATATTTCAACCGGATATACTTATGCTACCGGTCCTGAAAAACGCCGCTTGTTTCGCGACCCGGATGATCATCTGGTGGCCGGCGTATGCTCTGGCATTGCCAACTATTTTGATACACAACCTGTATGGATCAGACTGGCCTTTGCTATATCAACTCTGTTTGCAGGTACCGGCCTGTTCTTATATGTAGTTTTATGGATCGTATTGCCTAAAGCGGTTACCCGTGCAGATCGTATGGCCATGAAAGGCGAGAAGCTGGACCTGCAAGGCTTTAAGAAAAACTTCGAAGCCGAAATGCACCATGTTAAAGGCAGGCTTCAGGATGCGCACCTGGAAGCACAACCTTTCATTTATCGCTTCCGCGATTTTATCCGTGAGTTTTTCACTTTCACAGGCTCTTTTGTGGCCCAGGCTTCCAAATTAATATTAAAGCTTATTGGCTTCGCTTTTATGCTGTCGTTTTTTTCAATGGCCATAGCACTTATTGTAATGCTTGTTATGGTTGTTGGCTTTAATAAAGACCTGCACTTAATGTTTCCCTTTAATATTATAGGCAACCGTTACGAAATATGGCTTTATTTATCAGCCTTTGCTGCTGCCCTTGTACCTTTACTTACACTAATACTTGTTTTAGCGAAACTGGTTTTCAATACCCGCAGCATTAATCGTTCTACCGCATCAACCTTGCTTGTGGTATGGATCTGCGCTATCAGCATCTTTGTGTTTTTTGCTACCAAGGTTGCTTCAGGCTTCAAATCATCTGCCACTTTTGATGAAACCATTAGTATTAAGCCATCAACAGCCCCTAACACTTATTATCTTAAATTAGATAACACCCGTTTCTTTACTGCCGAGGATAGTGCGCGATTAGATATTCAATCTAAATTTCATGGCCTGGTAGTAACTAATGACGACGAAGACAGCGATGAGCAGGAGCCAAGAAACGTAAGCATTTATGTTGAAAAAAGTGATGACGTTACCAAGCCTGTTTTAATTGAGCGCTACCGCTCTAAAGGGCCGGATTACGAGAAAGCATTGTTCAATGCACGTAACACCCGTTATAATTTTATCCAGAAAGATTCAGTACTAACGTTTGATTATAAACTGCACCGCCTCAATGCCGAGGCATGGCATGGCGAAGAAATTGAGCTTACCTTAAAGGTGCCATTGAACACCAATTTGGTAGTAGATAAAAATTTAGATCCTTACATGCATGTTAATATTTACAGATGCGCAGATGATAATAAACAACGCGAAGCCACAAACGCCCGGTTTATTATGACCGACAATGGCCTGCAATGTAAAGTTGATACTTTAGTAACCGATACCATTAAGGTTAACACCAATGCGAAGAAGTTTTAA
- a CDS encoding SusC/RagA family TonB-linked outer membrane protein, with protein MKKLLLFYLCLVALCTQGYAQNRTITGTVTAKEDGLPIPGATVKLKGSSKGTQTSSSGTYSLSVPENAVLVFSFIGYNNLEIPVNEKSIVNAVLVSDNKQLSEVVVTALGIRKEKRSIGYAEQSVNSDALIASGQTDALNALNGKVAGASITSSSGTPGAAVYIQLRGQNSITGNNQPLFVIDGVPIDNSNNQTNISTQSNTSGFASTTAQSTNRGTDINPDDIENVSVLKGPAAAALYGNLASNGAIIITTKKGKAGKTQVDFSTGVSVSSVNRLPKLQNQWVRGEDGQFVNSNSTDRYSWGSKVDTIGWDGNANSYDRHGNIVGKSSGQIKTPFQAYDNLGTFFRNATSFDNSVAVSGGNEVATYRTSVTNSYQNSIIPTEYFERTNVSFSGQLQMSKRLKASTSISYTSSDGNQPQTGSNLSGIMLGLTRTPISFDNSNGLKDPAHNPLSYTLPFPETNLSGDVGRNYRNSDTYDNPYWTINNNPYTSVVGRLIGNVQLDYNIGNGFSALYRLGSDSYQDNRHQYYEIGSGGNTGGEIIDDRYTYRSLNSDLILAYTKKLSSDFQFDGKVGNNFYGYKTNELGTFGTGLISPGFDNIANASTVAAINNITTYRTASVYYDLSVDYKSMLYLETTGRNDWASSLPKGKNAFFYPSVNLSFVFTELGDLKNSHVLSFGKIRASFSQVGQAPSPFQTNSGFVTTTYLDGFTTGNSYPINGQSSYSLNSNLPNPDLKPEKTSQTEIGTQLQFFGNRLGLDATVYYSKGSNLIFNRAIASTSAYATETVNSATMQNKGLEIQLNGTPIKSKDFTWSSFVNFALNRNKVLSLANGQNSLFLAGFGGGETEVAAVVGQPLGVLYSYGKTYVGKQEVISDAPGNGVGSYYPLSNTGVTKVTGNPNAKFKLSFGNTFNYKKLSLYGLVDWKYKGDIWNGTRGSLAAIGTSDATNNRYTNTVFQGVLGHINAAGQLVHYAADGVTEVAGPGAVNTHAVELSQEWYQGDGGGFGVDDEQFIEDGSYIKLRELTLAYDFKDLLFGKNSTVVRGLTIGAFARNIIIWTPYKGIDPETSLNGASGYNGMDYFNNPGTKTFGINAKVKF; from the coding sequence ATGAAAAAACTTTTACTTTTTTATTTGTGCCTTGTCGCGCTCTGTACTCAGGGCTATGCACAAAACCGTACCATCACGGGTACGGTGACAGCTAAGGAAGACGGCCTGCCGATTCCCGGAGCTACAGTAAAGCTTAAGGGTTCATCCAAAGGAACTCAAACAAGCTCAAGCGGTACATACTCCCTCAGCGTACCAGAAAATGCCGTTTTAGTATTCTCTTTTATCGGCTACAACAACCTAGAAATTCCTGTTAATGAAAAAAGCATTGTAAATGCGGTTTTAGTTAGTGATAATAAACAACTAAGCGAAGTTGTTGTAACCGCGTTAGGTATCCGTAAAGAGAAAAGATCTATCGGTTATGCCGAGCAATCTGTTAACAGCGATGCGTTAATTGCTTCTGGCCAAACAGATGCGTTAAACGCTTTAAATGGTAAAGTTGCAGGTGCATCAATCACATCATCATCTGGTACGCCGGGTGCTGCTGTTTACATCCAGTTGCGTGGCCAAAACTCTATCACCGGTAATAACCAGCCTTTATTTGTAATTGATGGTGTGCCGATTGATAATTCAAACAACCAAACTAACATCAGTACACAATCAAACACAAGCGGTTTTGCCAGCACCACGGCACAATCAACTAACCGTGGTACTGATATTAACCCGGATGACATCGAAAACGTATCTGTGTTGAAAGGCCCTGCTGCTGCGGCTTTGTATGGTAACTTAGCATCTAACGGTGCAATTATCATCACTACCAAAAAAGGTAAAGCAGGTAAAACACAAGTTGATTTTAGCACAGGTGTTTCTGTTAGCTCTGTAAACCGTTTACCTAAACTGCAAAACCAGTGGGTACGTGGTGAGGATGGCCAGTTTGTAAATTCAAACAGCACAGACCGTTACTCATGGGGTTCTAAAGTTGATACCATAGGTTGGGATGGCAATGCTAATTCTTACGATCGCCACGGTAATATCGTGGGCAAATCAAGTGGCCAAATTAAAACTCCGTTCCAGGCTTATGATAACTTAGGTACTTTCTTCAGAAACGCAACTTCGTTTGATAACTCTGTTGCAGTAAGCGGCGGTAATGAAGTTGCTACTTACAGAACTTCGGTAACTAACAGCTACCAAAACTCAATTATCCCAACTGAGTATTTCGAAAGAACAAACGTTTCTTTCTCTGGCCAGTTACAAATGTCTAAAAGGTTAAAGGCATCTACCAGTATCAGCTATACATCGAGCGATGGTAACCAGCCTCAAACAGGTAGTAACCTTTCTGGTATTATGCTGGGTTTAACCCGTACGCCTATTTCGTTTGATAACTCAAACGGATTGAAAGACCCTGCGCACAATCCGCTTTCTTACACACTGCCTTTCCCTGAAACCAACTTAAGTGGTGATGTTGGCAGAAACTACAGAAACAGCGATACTTATGATAACCCTTACTGGACAATTAACAACAACCCTTATACTTCTGTGGTTGGCCGTTTAATTGGTAACGTACAGTTAGATTATAACATTGGTAATGGCTTTAGCGCTTTATACCGTTTAGGATCTGATAGCTACCAGGATAACAGACACCAGTATTATGAAATTGGTTCTGGTGGTAACACCGGTGGTGAAATTATCGACGACCGTTATACTTACAGAAGCTTAAACTCTGATCTGATCTTAGCTTACACCAAGAAATTATCGAGCGATTTCCAATTTGATGGAAAAGTGGGTAATAACTTTTATGGTTACAAAACCAACGAGCTTGGTACTTTCGGTACCGGTTTAATTTCTCCGGGATTCGACAATATTGCTAACGCGAGTACTGTAGCAGCTATTAATAATATAACTACTTACAGAACCGCTTCTGTTTACTATGATTTAAGCGTTGATTATAAATCAATGTTGTACTTAGAAACAACCGGCCGTAATGATTGGGCGTCATCACTACCAAAAGGTAAAAACGCATTCTTTTATCCATCAGTAAACTTAAGCTTTGTGTTTACCGAACTGGGTGATTTAAAAAACAGCCATGTATTAAGCTTTGGTAAAATCAGGGCTTCATTTAGCCAGGTTGGTCAGGCTCCTTCGCCGTTCCAAACTAACTCTGGTTTTGTTACTACTACTTATCTTGATGGTTTTACAACAGGTAACTCATACCCAATTAATGGCCAAAGCAGCTACAGCTTAAACAGTAACCTGCCTAACCCGGATTTGAAACCTGAGAAAACCAGTCAAACAGAAATTGGTACCCAGTTGCAATTCTTTGGTAACAGATTAGGCTTAGATGCAACAGTTTACTACAGTAAAGGATCAAACCTGATCTTTAACCGTGCCATAGCAAGTACATCTGCTTATGCTACAGAAACTGTGAACTCTGCTACTATGCAAAATAAAGGTTTAGAGATACAGCTTAACGGAACACCAATTAAAAGTAAAGACTTTACCTGGAGCAGCTTTGTAAACTTTGCTTTAAACAGAAACAAAGTACTTTCATTAGCTAACGGCCAAAACTCATTATTCCTGGCCGGCTTTGGCGGTGGCGAAACTGAAGTAGCTGCTGTTGTTGGGCAACCACTTGGTGTACTTTACTCTTATGGTAAAACGTATGTAGGCAAGCAAGAAGTAATTAGTGATGCACCAGGTAACGGTGTAGGTTCTTACTACCCGCTTTCAAACACCGGCGTTACTAAAGTAACAGGTAACCCTAATGCTAAATTTAAATTAAGCTTTGGTAACACCTTCAACTACAAAAAACTATCATTATATGGTTTAGTTGACTGGAAATATAAAGGCGACATCTGGAATGGTACAAGAGGTTCATTAGCGGCTATCGGTACTTCAGATGCTACAAACAACCGTTACACTAACACCGTATTTCAAGGTGTATTGGGCCACATAAACGCAGCCGGCCAATTAGTACACTACGCTGCTGATGGTGTTACAGAAGTTGCCGGCCCGGGTGCTGTAAACACACACGCAGTTGAATTAAGCCAGGAATGGTATCAAGGTGATGGTGGTGGTTTCGGTGTTGATGACGAGCAGTTTATTGAAGATGGTTCATACATCAAATTGCGCGAGTTAACCTTAGCTTATGATTTCAAAGATCTGTTGTTCGGTAAAAACAGCACCGTTGTAAGGGGCCTTACTATCGGCGCGTTTGCCAGAAACATCATTATCTGGACACCATATAAAGGTATTGACCCAGAAACAAGCTTAAACGGTGCATCTGGTTACAACGGTATGGATTACTTTAATAACCCAGGTACCAAAACTTTCGGTATTAACGCTAAAGTTAAATTCTAA
- a CDS encoding PadR family transcriptional regulator gives MIIENTQTQMRKGILEYCILSIIAKGEIYASDIIAELRKAQLLVVEGTLYPLLTRLKNNGLLTYTWVESTSGPPRKYYLLSEEGKLVLEQLDKTWQELAFAVQTSIDARNNN, from the coding sequence ATGATAATCGAGAACACACAAACCCAAATGCGGAAGGGTATACTGGAGTACTGTATACTCTCAATTATTGCTAAGGGAGAAATATATGCCTCAGACATTATTGCAGAACTGCGTAAAGCTCAGCTGCTTGTGGTTGAAGGCACATTATACCCCTTGCTTACCCGCCTGAAAAATAATGGATTGCTTACCTATACCTGGGTCGAGTCTACATCCGGCCCACCGCGCAAATACTACCTGCTATCTGAAGAGGGCAAGCTGGTTTTAGAGCAACTGGATAAAACCTGGCAGGAGCTGGCCTTTGCGGTACAAACATCTATAGATGCACGTAATAATAACTGA
- a CDS encoding TonB-dependent receptor domain-containing protein produces the protein MKSLIYRTICFIALVSGYTAAYAQSAAPAVGVAKVTGSLVNEQGKAADYATVSLLKAKDSIVVKGALSNENGTYSFTGIRPGNYVVKATMVGYAPGISAPVSVTASSTTVNVPAIKMQPSTHNLNTVNVVGTKPLIERRSDRTVVNVENSVLAAGNSAMEILEKAPGVSVDKDDNISLNGKQGVTVMINDKLTYLSSAQLATLLRSTDGNTIQSLEIISNPSAKYDAAGNSGIINIKLKKNRESGTNGNLTATAALGKYFRDNTSLTLNHKEGKFSFFGTLSRGDTKRENNIHIDRNVPGADSTTYFSQQTKMLDDNHYNNYRVGADFAMTSKNTLGFVASGYYNPDGSNNNNTTYIGSQPNVFSSYQNTLTTISQTYKNFALNINDKLEIDSNGQALSVDLDYSKFNNNSNAQYDTYFYNLNGSTMAPPQMLRNQTPSTIDIHTAKADYTLPFNKTTKLEFGGKYSDVKTDNDLEAQINTPTGYINDTTRTNHFIYSEKIGAGYVNFNKSFKKTSIQFGVRAENTSSNGNLVNSHQVVDRNYLNFFPSAFINQTINDKNEIGFNYSRRIDRPSYEDLNPFVYYLDQYTYMQGNPFLKPQYTNAFEINYTYNHNINVTLGYSHTSDVITEVIITDTVKKATYQTTLNLQSQDSYNLNINVPYTFTKWWTGNANFTGFYLGFKSGNSQPGVVNNGYLNSGKAAYQIKTTSTFKITKTFKAEFMTNYQSELQYGYYTVKAQYNFDGGLSQSLWNKKANIKLSVSDIFNTRKNNVIAHSNDNIIDIHQKNETRVGRLTFTYNFGNSKIKARDHQTGADDEKNRVKNQ, from the coding sequence ATGAAATCACTTATCTATCGCACTATATGTTTTATCGCCCTGGTAAGCGGCTATACCGCTGCCTATGCGCAAAGCGCTGCGCCTGCCGTTGGTGTGGCCAAGGTAACCGGCTCTTTAGTAAATGAGCAGGGCAAAGCCGCCGATTATGCTACCGTTAGCCTACTAAAGGCTAAAGATTCTATAGTAGTAAAAGGTGCACTATCAAATGAAAACGGTACTTACAGCTTTACCGGGATCAGACCGGGTAACTATGTTGTTAAAGCCACAATGGTAGGTTATGCACCGGGCATAAGTGCACCTGTAAGCGTTACCGCCAGTTCAACTACCGTTAATGTGCCTGCCATAAAAATGCAGCCATCTACCCATAACCTTAACACAGTTAATGTTGTTGGCACTAAACCACTAATTGAACGCCGCAGCGACCGCACCGTGGTAAACGTAGAGAATAGCGTTTTAGCCGCAGGTAACTCGGCCATGGAAATATTAGAGAAAGCACCAGGTGTAAGCGTTGATAAAGACGATAACATTAGCCTTAACGGCAAACAAGGCGTTACCGTAATGATCAATGATAAGCTTACGTACCTTTCATCGGCACAACTGGCTACACTTTTACGCTCTACAGATGGTAATACTATCCAGTCGTTAGAGATCATCAGTAACCCATCTGCTAAATATGATGCGGCAGGTAACTCAGGTATTATCAACATTAAATTGAAAAAGAACCGTGAAAGCGGCACCAACGGTAATTTAACCGCTACAGCAGCTTTGGGTAAATATTTTCGTGATAATACCAGCTTAACGCTAAATCATAAAGAAGGCAAATTCAGTTTCTTCGGAACCTTAAGCCGTGGCGATACCAAACGCGAAAACAATATCCATATAGACCGTAATGTACCCGGTGCAGATAGCACCACTTATTTTAGCCAGCAAACCAAAATGCTGGATGATAACCACTATAACAACTACCGCGTGGGTGCAGATTTCGCCATGACTTCAAAAAACACCCTGGGCTTTGTTGCCAGCGGCTATTATAACCCAGACGGTAGTAATAATAACAACACTACTTACATAGGCAGCCAGCCAAATGTATTTTCATCTTATCAAAATACGCTAACTACTATTAGCCAAACGTATAAAAACTTCGCCCTTAATATCAATGATAAACTGGAGATCGATTCAAACGGCCAGGCTTTAAGTGTGGACTTGGATTATTCTAAATTCAACAATAACTCAAACGCACAGTACGATACTTACTTTTATAACCTGAATGGCAGCACCATGGCACCGCCGCAAATGCTGCGTAACCAAACACCATCAACTATCGATATCCACACAGCTAAGGCAGATTACACCCTGCCGTTTAATAAAACTACTAAATTGGAGTTCGGTGGTAAATACAGCGATGTAAAAACCGACAATGATCTGGAAGCACAGATTAACACCCCTACTGGCTATATCAATGACACTACCCGCACCAACCACTTTATTTATAGCGAAAAGATAGGTGCCGGTTATGTTAACTTTAACAAAAGCTTTAAGAAAACATCTATACAATTTGGCGTAAGGGCAGAGAACACCTCATCAAACGGCAACCTGGTTAACAGCCACCAGGTGGTTGATCGCAACTATCTTAACTTTTTCCCAAGTGCGTTTATTAACCAAACCATTAATGATAAAAACGAGATTGGTTTTAACTATAGCCGCCGTATAGATCGCCCAAGCTATGAGGATTTAAACCCCTTTGTTTACTACCTCGATCAATACACCTATATGCAGGGTAACCCGTTTTTGAAACCACAGTACACCAACGCTTTCGAAATTAACTATACCTATAACCATAACATCAACGTAACACTTGGTTATAGCCATACCAGCGATGTTATTACAGAGGTAATTATCACCGATACTGTTAAGAAAGCAACTTATCAAACTACCCTCAACTTACAATCTCAGGATTCATACAACTTAAACATTAACGTACCATACACCTTTACCAAATGGTGGACCGGTAACGCCAACTTCACCGGCTTTTACCTGGGCTTTAAATCGGGCAACAGCCAACCAGGGGTAGTAAATAATGGTTATTTAAATAGTGGAAAAGCAGCTTATCAAATAAAAACCACCAGTACCTTTAAAATAACCAAAACCTTTAAAGCTGAGTTCATGACTAATTATCAATCAGAATTGCAGTACGGTTACTATACAGTTAAAGCGCAGTATAACTTTGACGGTGGCCTGAGCCAGTCTTTATGGAACAAAAAAGCCAACATTAAATTATCTGTGAGCGATATTTTCAACACACGTAAAAACAATGTTATAGCACACTCTAACGATAACATTATCGATATCCACCAGAAAAATGAAACCCGCGTTGGTCGCTTAACATTTACCTACAACTTCGGTAACAGTAAAATTAAAGCCCGCGACCACCAAACCGGCGCCGATGACGAAAAGAACCGCGTGAAAAACCAGTAA
- a CDS encoding SusD/RagB family nutrient-binding outer membrane lipoprotein: MKFSIKNNITRTLALLAVVLTADSCKKGVFYDGINTNQAQLQNPTPKLMLPGIITATGYEWGGDASRYTSLFMQEVTGAANQSKSYGNYVVGTGDVDQMWTNLYGGTGGIMANDNELIKLAVANKQLHYQALGKILMANALGLTTDMWGDVPYSNAFGGFNNVMPTYDKQQDIYTSLNKLLDDAITEIATPEVSANITQPGSDDVIYNGDLTKWTAVAHALKAKFYLHLGKIDAANYTKALTEANAAITAGFSSNSANFAVPFVGASSTSQSPWFEFNDQRADIDFSGYIYDIMNAAGDPRESSAAYGAGDGSLGDLYGSPNSTINLLTYEQLLFIQSEAYFQTGDKNNAALTYNAAVTASLQRTVGNATYAATVAKTAGNITLNDIMTQKYIASYLDPEVWTDYRRTGYPAITPNPTGNGGAIPRSLLYPISEVINNKNTPANTTLARRVYWDKQ; this comes from the coding sequence ATGAAATTTTCTATCAAAAATAATATTACAAGAACTTTAGCACTACTGGCAGTAGTACTAACGGCCGACTCTTGTAAGAAAGGTGTTTTTTACGATGGTATTAACACCAACCAGGCACAATTACAAAACCCAACTCCCAAATTAATGTTACCGGGTATTATTACGGCAACAGGTTACGAGTGGGGCGGCGATGCATCACGTTATACTTCATTATTTATGCAGGAAGTAACCGGTGCGGCTAACCAATCAAAAAGCTATGGCAACTATGTTGTAGGTACGGGCGACGTTGACCAGATGTGGACTAACCTTTATGGTGGCACAGGTGGTATAATGGCTAACGATAATGAGCTGATTAAGCTGGCTGTTGCTAACAAGCAATTGCACTACCAGGCACTCGGCAAAATTTTAATGGCAAATGCTTTAGGGCTTACTACCGATATGTGGGGCGATGTTCCATATTCTAATGCCTTTGGTGGCTTTAATAATGTAATGCCTACTTATGATAAACAACAGGATATTTACACCTCTCTAAATAAATTACTGGATGATGCTATTACTGAAATAGCTACACCGGAAGTATCGGCAAACATTACCCAACCGGGAAGTGATGACGTTATTTACAATGGTGATTTAACTAAATGGACTGCTGTTGCACATGCATTAAAAGCTAAGTTTTATTTACACTTAGGCAAAATTGACGCAGCTAATTACACCAAAGCATTAACCGAAGCCAATGCGGCGATCACAGCAGGCTTTAGCTCTAACTCGGCTAATTTTGCAGTGCCTTTTGTAGGTGCAAGCTCTACATCACAAAGCCCTTGGTTTGAGTTTAACGATCAAAGAGCTGATATCGATTTCTCGGGATATATTTATGATATCATGAACGCTGCAGGCGATCCTCGCGAATCTTCTGCTGCTTATGGCGCTGGTGATGGTTCTTTGGGCGATTTGTATGGCAGCCCGAATTCAACAATTAACCTGCTTACTTATGAGCAATTATTGTTCATCCAGTCTGAAGCTTATTTCCAGACAGGTGATAAAAACAATGCAGCTCTTACCTATAATGCGGCAGTTACAGCCTCTTTGCAAAGAACTGTAGGTAATGCAACATACGCAGCTACTGTAGCTAAAACAGCAGGCAACATTACACTGAATGATATTATGACTCAGAAATACATTGCCAGCTATTTAGATCCTGAAGTTTGGACAGATTACCGCAGAACAGGTTATCCTGCTATAACTCCAAACCCAACAGGTAACGGTGGTGCTATTCCACGTTCATTGTTATATCCAATCAGTGAAGTTATCAATAACAAAAACACACCGGCAAATACTACATTGGCCAGACGTGTTTATTGGGATAAGCAATAA